The genomic region CGTATGATATGAAAAACATTATATCATGCCGGAAGAAATTAGATATTTTACTCATATgatatttaaatgttattatcgtaATATTATGTTTAGTGGTTGTTTGGCTAGCGAGTACTTACCCTCAGTTTTGTCATAACCTGTTGTAAGGAAATTATGTAGAAAACCACATTTTACTAATAGTCGTTTTTCCAGAAGCTAAGTTTTTGCATGTTACGAGAACTATTTTAGGATATTTTTGGGGTAGTTAGAGAAAAGCAAACAAAGTTTTAGTTTGTTACGCTCGTAGACAAGTTTGAGAAAAATAGATCTTTAAATACCcgttaaccaaacaaccccttaaagTCTAAGCAAATGATTCTAAAAACAAACCGAATATTTCTAATGAAAATACAATTATTATTTTAGTCGTAAGATATGTAAATGTTGTCATCGTTACTAAATGTTCAGTTATTAATTATTTGAAATGTAAACATGTATGTTGGTTAGGTACTATGGAAAATTTAGTAGTGTACTATGGGAACGTCTTACGCGACGGTCCATGCGGGGTGGATGTGTCCTTCTGCGAGTCGACTACAGTAGTGGTGAGAGACATGGTCAACGTGGGTTACGCAGCTGTTAGAAGGTGCATCCGAGCGGTGTTTGGCCCAGTGATGCAGGAAAAaaaatgacaatggaggccttcgtcattgacggaggaaatgatgggacagttgcccgttggggtttgcggcctgtcacaggtgatcggtcgtgggggtcgtacatgaggtttgcaagcaatcccaataactcaatgtatggtcagccgatggtgtatgtggagttcatttcagtcactgatgttgccggatgcagtagcaggggtggtgaggtcgagttggccatcacatcagcccctagcatcggcccatcggaaccgacgggcggccagcctgtgtatgacacaggatattggtcggcggccgttgacatgagcgaacacgtggagggattgccggaggcgctagatgatgatgatcattcTTCTGCGTCTTCGGAGTCAAGCGGAGAAGAAGATGTTCCTCCTCAGAGGGCGGTCGCGGCGGCACTGCAACCTGGGTTTTTACAGGATATGAGCATCACCAACGAATTTCACTCTGCTTCTGGCCTAGGAGCGGGAAGCCTGGAGGTTGGGCAAGTTTTCCCAGATAAGAAGTCTGCTTACCAGGCAATGGGTAGCTATGCAATCGGCATCCACCGCCAGCATAGAGTGAAGCAGTCTGATAAAAAAGAGTTGAAGGTCATATGCATCCACACCGCGAAAGGTTGCCGCGGAAGAGTTCTCGCTAGACTGAAGCCTGGGGTATGTCAGtcatggcatatcacaaaaatagtGGAGCATACCTGTGAGCAAACTGGGACTCTTTCAGATCACTGCAATGTGACAGCAAAATTTGTGGCACAGACGATGGAAACAATTGTGCAGGGAAGTCTCAACATTAGTGTTAGGGCTCTGCAAAAAGATGCAGAGGATCTAATTGGATTCCCTGTTAGCTACAGCAAGGCTAGGCATGCGAAGGAAAATATATTTAAGAACTTGTATGGTACCTatgaggaggcatattcttatgccCCTAGAATGCTTCATCAAATAGCAAGTGCTAATAGGGGGACTCAAGTTTGGCGGAGAGAACGTCCAAACCCAATGAACCCGGGTGAGCTAATCCTGGACCGCTTATTCTGGGCATTCGCCCAGACTATACAAGCCTTCAGGCACTGTCGCCCGGTATTATCTGTTGATGGTACCTTTCTCACTGGAAAGTACAAGGGCACACTATTGGTGGCGATTGCAGCGGATGCAAATAATCAGCTTCTTCCTATTGCATATGCATTGGTCGAGAGCGAGAACAAAGATAGCTGGTTGTGGTTCCTGAGCTGCGTGAAGATGGGTGTCGTGAAAGAGCGTAAAGGTGTTTGCATCATTTCTGATCGCAACACTGGATTATTAAGCGCTCTTGAAATAATTAAGGCGTCGGAAGAAGAGTGGGGCTGGCCCGATCTAgagggaaggtggtgcatgaggcatttggcagcaaacttttactccaaattcaaaaacaaggattgGTTCAAGTTATTCAAGAGGATGTGCATGCAAAAAACTGTAGCCAAAATGAATGCGATATGGGCAGGTATCAATGGTGAGATCGACCGCGCGGCCTTGCCGCAGAGAGAAGACCGGAGGGGTCGTAGGACGGTCATAAATTTGAGCCAGTGGATCACCGAGAATTGCCCTCATTTGGAGAAGTGGGCACAGGCTCACGACACCGGGGCTCGGTATGGAATAATGACCAGCAACATGTCAGAGGTGTACAATGGTGTTCTTAAAGGGGTGCGAGCACTGCCTATCACAGCCCTAATTGAAGAAACTTGGAACCGGACCCTGTCATACTTTGCAGACAGGGTCACCGTCGCCAAAGCACAAGTTGAATTGAACAAGCCATGGTCCGAGAAGATGCAAAGACATCTGGACGAGAAAGCAAAGAAGTCCCAAAGTCATGGCTGCAGGAAAGTGGACGCACTTAGGAATAAGTGGGAGGTCAATGTGCGAGCCAAGTACGTTAAGGGTCACCacagaggatcaaaaaagcaaGCTGTCACCCTTGGCTCAACCTCCTGTGAGTGCACTTGTAACAAGCCCAAGCTTGAGGGCTACCCTTGCAGTCATGTGCTCCGGGCGGCTGCTGTTCAAAAAATCAGCGTCGAGCCATACATATCGCCGTACTTTAACATGTACAATCTGTACAACACTTGGAACGGTGAGTTCTGGGCTTGGGGCATTGATATGAACTACAAAATGTTGTGGCCAGATGGGCCGAAATGGGTTCCGAACACCGACTTGATGAGAACCGCAAAGGGACGACGTCAGTCTAGGCGTCATCGCAATGACATGGACCATAGCCAGATGGGAGAACCAAGGCGATGCCGCGTTTGCAGGTGTCCTGGACATTCACGCAAAGACTGCCCGTATCGAGCCAACAACAACGCATGATGTTGATATATATGTACTCGCCATGTCTATTTATATTTCTACTCGTTATGTGTACTTATATTGAATTTAAATTCATTCTCTTTGTATTATTGTACTCCTGATGTTAACTTCAGATAATTAATGTAAATCGTATctctttgtattttttaagttaatttAGATTTGCATTTGTATTTCTGTCTTCCTCGTAATTTATATTTGTATGTTTGTGTGCAGGTTATGGGTGAAGTGCCAGTGCTTTTGCAGGGGCCCCATGACGCCGGGCACCGTTGCCACCTATTTTTGAAACCAAATACTAAGCATGATTATCGGCCTTTCAGACTTCGAACCATAAAGAAAACATGGCCAATACACAATCATTTCCTTGCTCACCTTGACGCTTATGGACTACAAGGTTTTGCTAGGCTCACATCATGCGACGACCAAGTACGTTCGGACCCATCCCTTTTGACATCCCTCGTTGACCGGTGGAGACCTGAAACCCACACCTTTCACTTTCGTTTTGGGGAGCTTGCACCTACACTGAAAGATGTTTCTATGATCACTGCTCTACCAATTAGAGGTGAGCCGGTAGTCTCTCCACGAGTGTCTCCATCTTGGGCATTAGATATAGCAGCCCGTCTTGGGATGGAAATGCCAGAATCACAACGTTCTGGTAACCCTCGgggcatcccactcgtctggcttcGTGATAACTTTCTTAATTTATCTAGCTTCGCCAATGAGGAGACGAGAAAAAGACATCTGTTTGCATATTTGTTGTGGCTCCTCGGGAATCTATTTCCAAATTCACATGGGGACGTTGTTGTCCCTGGTCTCATCTACATTGCAGAGAATATGGTAGATGAACCTTTACCCGAGCAGCCAAAATACAGCTTCGGTTCTGCCATGCTATCTCATACATACAGAGGCTTGTGTGATGCCACGCAAAAAACCTCTTTCGCACAAAAAGCTCCATTACTTTGTGTCGCCTATGAGTTTCTACAGTTGTGGTCCTGGGAATACCTCCCTGTAGGACGACCTCGTATAGTACAACCCATATACCCATATGACTTTGGCGAGGGTGCTAGCGCAACTATGGCCACCAGGTGGACAAAGGCACGGAAACGTTGGTCTCCAGATATTGCGAAAAATTGTTACCCTATGTACCACCAGCAGTTTGAGATACTTGATGAGGCAGAAGTCACATGGAACCCGTGGACTCAGGACCAGCTAAAATTGGTCTTTGATGCTCGACACTTCACACCAGGCATGTTGACCGATAGTGCATTCTGGCTGACTCGCTGCAACTTATTGTTCCTGTGGTGTGTTGAACCTTACAACCCAGAGCGTGTAATGAGACAGTTCGGTCTCTATCAAGAAATTCCACCACCTTTTCCCAGACGTATCGATGAGGAAACACATAAGTAAGATGTGACATCCCTAAATAGTTAGTGTCATTTTTAATTTACTAAACTCACACTTTGTTACATATTTGCAGGCTAACCAATATGGGCAGGGGTTGGAGTTTATACGATTGGAGGGAAGAGAACAGTGAATGGGTACACAAGTGGACAAATGAAGCGCTAGCAGATATAGTGCGTGAACTTAGGTATATTTTATGTACATTATTTTTTTACGATGATCATACGATGCGTGAAGATGCTTTGCTTTCATCACAAAGGTTTATGTAATTATTTAATTTTGCAGGCCGTACGATGGAAGTACAGATCAAGCGTACAAGCAGTGGTACTGCATGAACACACGTGCTAGCCTGGCCAGTCAGCCAGCTACTATACCAACACATCTCACACAAGAGGAGCAGGCGCGGAGACATGTTGAGCTGCATGCAGCTTACTATCGTGACCACCTGGTAATCACTTGTAACTTTTTTAGGTCCATCATTTCATAATCATTGGAACTAAATAACATCCAAATATTGTTCAGCTTGAAAATGTCAACGAAGTAGGGCAGATGGCTACGGATAGCATGCCGGCCCAGGGCCCATATCGCAAGACATTCCAGAAACTTTTGCAACAATTCGTGGCAAAGAAGTTCAGATGCGGTAGAGGCGACGACGTTGCCACTGGAGCATACATGCCGGTAGCGAGGTCAGCCAGACCGAGTGCGGCACCGTCGTCCAGACCGAGCGAGGCGCGTACGAGCCATGAGCAATGGGGGGAGGGTCCGAGTACTAGAACGACATTGCCACGACATGACTCATCTCTGCCACTGCATCGCTCTTCTTCGATGCAGCTTCGTCAGGGGCAAACATCTCAGGACCATGGCACGGGCTTGGATTCGATGCCCGAGCAGTTTCTTTCCCCTAACCCATATGCGTACACAGGATATGATGCATACACCCAAGGTGAGGGATCTCAGCCGTTTCTCTCCACGCGAGGGATCCCCATGCCCGAGGAGACTCGTGTACCAGATTTAAACCAGCACCAAGTACAATGGCCAGACAGTATAGGAGAGGGATATGCTCAGGTAGTCATGTTTACATTTCAATGCATTTACAATGATATCATATATTATCCTCTAACAGTTTGTTTAAAATGTTTCTATGTGCAGGACACACCTGATGTTAATTGGGGCGATGAGAACACCCAACGCGGCGTCAACACAGGCCTCCGGGGAGCATCACATGATCATGGCGTCAACACAGGCCTCCGGGGAGCATCACATGATCTTGGCGACACGGTTACATCATTAGTTACAGAGTTCTTCGGAGGGGatgttattggcccatcttttATCCCCCCGGAGTCACAACCATACGCCTACAATTACGCTTCAGGTTCGCAACAAGGATTCGCGACTCCACCACCTACGCAGGACTCGCAGACACATGAAGCCGAAGTGGAGTACGGCCGCGGTCTTCGTGTGACCCGGCCACCTAATCGCTTGTCGCCTTCCGGTCGTAAGGAAAGGCCAGGTGGTCGTCGTTAAGTACGGTGATTCATCTATGCACGTGCGCGACCCATTGTATCTATATATGTGTGTATCAGACTTTTCGATTTGAACATCTATGTTTGCTGAAATAAAAATGCACCAGTCAACgctttcccctcaatattttcaggcaacgctttcccctcaatattttcccgccaacgctttccctccatatgttccgccacccgtttcccgccaaccccttcccgccatatcttcccgccactcgtttcccgccatatgttcccgccaaccctttcccgccatactgcactcgttctttcccgccattttctcctctctacctataaaacccccttcagacggaggtggataagcattcgagtgtagtgtagtcgagatgtcccattatcctttcgatcgtagttttcaccctgggatgagcaggactcttttgaggctagctaccgatttcaggatggataataggatagttccatgggacgaactcaccggtagtgacaccataatgaatgagttggctcaccaattacgtaggtctgggtggcctgaaaggacctatgacgaggtacgtaaagaacttcttaggttgcatgcaaggtggaagaatgtagtggagccgaagagtgaaactttcagaaggactgcagaaatgcatccatttttatggactgaggagagcgaggatgaagatgatatcttcatgccgccgctttcgggtgctgcatcatcacagggcaagagttctgcatcgtcaaagggcaagagtactgcatcctcgaagagcaagagttctgcatcgtccaagggtaagagttctacatcctcgaagggcaagagttctgcatcgatggaggatgacgatgatgtctTCATGTAGTTTTATTCCAGTTCTACCGTTTAATTCggatgtacttgcattattagtttgtactctGTTATTatagggcattatgttctatcttaaatttattttgtagttgttgcacgatgttcgatattagtggagggaaagaaaatgccaCTACTTTATTCTTAAACTATATTTTTTTCCATTACGACACGGCacaactgaaaataagatacatTGTAGGAATATACCTACATTTAACTCCTGAAATAAAGCTACAGTAAAGTGCAGAAATAAAGATACAAATGATTGCGGAATTTTAAATACTACCACAGGAATCTACTGAGTCCAGcgtggatattttccttttccatcgcCAGCTTCTTCTGTTGCCTTAGCCTGAcgagccctttctttctttctctgcctctctgcctcacgagcctcctttcgctgtcgttcctgctcctccatgcgacgagcctcttccctgtttttctttcccatttcctcaaaaaaacggtgttgctccgcatagtattcttttaactctctctcttgctctgcttTCTCCTCAGCTTCTGCCTTCTCGCGTCACTCTTCCGCAAATAAACTATTCCACGCACGGCGACTTCTTTCACGAATCTCAGTCACTGCCCAGGCCGGCTTCTCCGTGTCAATCCAATGATAGTACATGCACAGAGGCGGAGGAGACTACAACAACAAACAAGAATGTTACTAAAGAATCAATGaaaataccaacaatatctatttgtgatggttaaagcataccggaggcttgtcgtactctgaaatagctacggcaggatcttcctcataattggcgcacatgaaaaacttcatgcccaaccaatctgaaaaatccgtcacctccttcaccttgcaaagatCGCCACACCAACATCGCAGGACTGCCACCCCAGGAGGCAAACTTGCGTTCTTCATTTTCCTCGGCCTAATGCTTTGATCTGAGCAAGGCAAACTCATACCGACTGAAAAAAATGTGTTATACACTTTGCGCAGTGGCGATTTCAAGGATGGCTGGACGAGAGCCTCGGTGTCTCCTTTTATAAGCCCAGACGATAAATAATGGCGAGAAAATTAAGCAGTAAATTTtaggatccctgtagtgtcggcacaaTAGCTTCCCGCAGTATTGGATTCCCGCAACGAGTGACTGATGCCGTCGCATCCTCTCAAGCAATAGCCAGACTGATTCTTGGGCGAAAGAAGCATCAGCGTGCATTTTCCCGCTCGTGGGAATCACCGCCGTCAGGTCGCTGTTGCACACGGGAATCAGCGCCATCTGCAATAGGAAAATGCGTCGGGCGTGAAGAAAGATGCCGCCTCCTCCGGTGGCGGCCTGGCCCACGCCTCGGCCCGCGCGCAGCTGAGGCTGTCGGACGGGGAGCGACAGCGGCAGAGCTCGCCGCCTCACCTAGTGGCGGCCGGGCCCGCCTCTCCTGGCCCGTTCCGTCACAGCTACTGCACGGTGGGAGATTCCGTTGTGCACCGCGCGGCCGCCTCCTGCGGTGGTGGCGGGGCCCGCCGCCTCACctagtggcggcaggtgccacgtgtcgcctgccgcacCTGCCGCCACTAGTCAGGGGGTCCTTTTTGACGTTTTTATCTGCAGATAGTCCTTTTTGACAATAGCGTTCGGCagggggtccttttggacaaaaaatcgaTCCATTTCTGCATGGCTAATGGAAAATGGAAAAGCATCTCTCCGCGCACTCTGCAAAAGCTTCGAATGCACTTGTCTGTTTTAAAGAAAATGCATTCCAACTATGatatgcattttatttatttatttatttatttatacctGGTCATGATTCGGTATTTTGGAAATGCAATTGATGAATTTCAGTGGTATTCCCACTTTCCAACGGTTTTACTAGCACTTCTTTTCGCACAGGGTTCTCCATAATCAAGATTCTCGAAAACTGCCCATAAAATTTGGTTCGGTtttttaagagcatctccaacaccgaTTCTTAAATCGTGTGCATACGTCTGGACCACGTGGTTCGAACGTGTTGTGTCATCCAATGTTGGTCTGTATCGGTCTGTATAGCGGTCTGGACGCACTTTTTGCCACAATTCAGAGACAAACATGAGGGTCTTTGCGGGCGTACGAACAACACCCATGCCTGCTTCTGACCAACCCCAAAACCCTCCCCACTCGCACGCACGCATTCCTGCCACACGTGTCGCACGAAGTAACATGGTCCAAACGCCCCCTTTACCACCTATATTGCCACATCAAACAGGTGACATAAGCGAAATCTTTTTGGTTTCTCagacttaaaaatgttttatctcttaagtaAAAGTTTCGTTTAAAAATCCGTCTCGATAAAATCTTCAAAATTACATCTcatattgatatgtttcgacgacttttttgtgccaaaagttgccatgatattTACACTATCATTGCCATAGagtttacactaaagttgccatgatatATTTCATCTATTTGTTTCTTCTAGATTTAAAACTACTGTTGTATTTTTGACTACTTTCCATGGCCAATTTTATTAATTGACCGTGGCAATTTTGGGTAATTAACCACGACAAATTTAATTCATGGGTCATGGCATTTTTAGTAATTCGTCATGCCAAATTTAGTTTATAGACCGTGGCAATTTTATTATTtgtgaccatgaaaattatttttttgtGACGCACCAACCCGCTCAAGCTTCGCCGCCGCAGACCTCCTGTCTCcagcctcaactccggccgctgcatcgccctgaaTAGACTAGAAACTTGCGGCGCCATTCTGCTGCCCTGACGATCTCGGTAAGCTTCTTTTCCCTGGTCATAGATCTGTTACTAGGGTTTTGCTGGTGTTCGTCGGAGTTCATGGATGTTCGTCACTGCCCTCCTTTCCTTTTTGTCCTAGATCCATAGATTAGACCCAAAAGCCACGAAATCTTGTGCGGCCGCAGTTTTCGTGCATGTTAAAACATTAGAACATATCCCTACTGCACCAGATTGCTTCTAGGGCTCCTCTGTTCTTCCTCCGTTATTTTGCAGATGAATTTATCTCCCTTTTTATGAAAATGGTAGATCCAAATTTATACCGTCAATCTGCGGAACTTGTTTGTCCTGACACTTAGCAAATTACATCCTTGGTAGATCTTGAATGCCTCTAATCATGGCGGCTTACACCGCCGGTTTAGCTGGCTTatccatatatcattagcccttgtTTAAGCCGCCGTGATAAACGTGCACTGTAAACTTTAACTTGCAATCCCACCAACTAATTTAAGCCAGTGAATTGTTTTCTTTTagattgcactttcaccatgccACCAAAGACGATGACAacttgcaactgggtcccttccataGTCACCGAGAGCACTCTGAAAGATTTTTGTCACCGTTGGGTATTTACCTGAAATaaatgtcatgtcttatcgtgctcctgacccggacgAAGAAAGACTGCAACCAAAGGACGACgagatcattgtcttcaccgaccatatgaaccg from Triticum aestivum cultivar Chinese Spring chromosome 4A, IWGSC CS RefSeq v2.1, whole genome shotgun sequence harbors:
- the LOC123087767 gene encoding protein MAIN-LIKE 1-like isoform X2 — encoded protein: MGEVPVLLQGPHDAGHRCHLFLKPNTKHDYRPFRLRTIKKTWPIHNHFLAHLDAYGLQGFARLTSCDDQVRSDPSLLTSLVDRWRPETHTFHFRFGELAPTLKDVSMITALPIRGEPVVSPRVSPSWALDIAARLGMEMPESQRSGNPRGIPLVWLRDNFLNLSSFANEETRKRHLFAYLLWLLGNLFPNSHGDVVVPGLIYIAENMVDEPLPEQPKYSFGSAMLSHTYRGLCDATQKTSFAQKAPLLCVAYEFLQLWSWEYLPVGRPRIVQPIYPYDFGEGASATMATRWTKARKRWSPDIAKNCYPMYHQQFEILDEAEVTWNPWTQDQLKLVFDARHFTPGMLTDSAFWLTRCNLLFLWCVEPYNPERVMRQFGLYQEIPPPFPRRIDEETHKLTNMGRGWSLYDWREENSEWVHKWTNEALADIVRELRPYDGSTDQAYKQWYCMNTRASLASQPATIPTHLTQEEQARRHVELHAAYYRDHLLENVNEVGQMATDSMPAQGPYRKTFQKLLQQFVAKKFRCGRGDDVATGAYMPVARSARPSAAPSSRPSEARTSHEQWGEGPSTRTTLPRHDSSLPLHRSSSMQLRQGQTSQDHGTGLDSMPEQFLSPNPYAYTGYDAYTQGHT
- the LOC123087767 gene encoding protein MAIN-LIKE 1-like isoform X3, with amino-acid sequence MGEVPVLLQGPHDAGHRCHLFLKPNTKHDYRPFRLRTIKKTWPIHNHFLAHLDAYGLQGFARLTSCDDQVRSDPSLLTSLVDRWRPETHTFHFRFGELAPTLKDVSMITALPIRGEPVVSPRVSPSWALDIAARLGMEMPESQRSGNPRGIPLVWLRDNFLNLSSFANEETRKRHLFAYLLWLLGNLFPNSHGDVVVPGLIYIAENMVDEPLPEQPKYSFGSAMLSHTYRGLCDATQKTSFAQKAPLLCVAYEFLQLWSWEYLPVGRPRIVQPIYPYDFGEGASATMATRWTKARKRWSPDIAKNCYPMYHQQFEILDEAEVTWNPWTQDQLKLVFDARHFTPGMLTDSAFWLTRCNLLFLWCVEPYNPERVMRQFGLYQEIPPPFPRRIDEETHKLTNMGRGWSLYDWREENSEWVHKWTNEALADIVRELRPYDGSTDQAYKQWYCMNTRASLASQPATIPTHLTQEEQARRHVELHAAYYRDHLDTPDVNWGDENTQRGVNTGLRGASHDHGVNTGLRGASHDLGDTVTSLVTEFFGGDVIGPSFIPPESQPYAYNYASGSQQGFATPPPTQDSQTHEAEVEYGRGLRVTRPPNRLSPSGRKERPGGRR
- the LOC123087767 gene encoding serine/threonine-protein phosphatase 7 long form homolog isoform X1 — its product is MGEVPVLLQGPHDAGHRCHLFLKPNTKHDYRPFRLRTIKKTWPIHNHFLAHLDAYGLQGFARLTSCDDQVRSDPSLLTSLVDRWRPETHTFHFRFGELAPTLKDVSMITALPIRGEPVVSPRVSPSWALDIAARLGMEMPESQRSGNPRGIPLVWLRDNFLNLSSFANEETRKRHLFAYLLWLLGNLFPNSHGDVVVPGLIYIAENMVDEPLPEQPKYSFGSAMLSHTYRGLCDATQKTSFAQKAPLLCVAYEFLQLWSWEYLPVGRPRIVQPIYPYDFGEGASATMATRWTKARKRWSPDIAKNCYPMYHQQFEILDEAEVTWNPWTQDQLKLVFDARHFTPGMLTDSAFWLTRCNLLFLWCVEPYNPERVMRQFGLYQEIPPPFPRRIDEETHKLTNMGRGWSLYDWREENSEWVHKWTNEALADIVRELRPYDGSTDQAYKQWYCMNTRASLASQPATIPTHLTQEEQARRHVELHAAYYRDHLLENVNEVGQMATDSMPAQGPYRKTFQKLLQQFVAKKFRCGRGDDVATGAYMPVARSARPSAAPSSRPSEARTSHEQWGEGPSTRTTLPRHDSSLPLHRSSSMQLRQGQTSQDHGTGLDSMPEQFLSPNPYAYTGYDAYTQGEGSQPFLSTRGIPMPEETRVPDLNQHQVQWPDSIGEGYAQDTPDVNWGDENTQRGVNTGLRGASHDHGVNTGLRGASHDLGDTVTSLVTEFFGGDVIGPSFIPPESQPYAYNYASGSQQGFATPPPTQDSQTHEAEVEYGRGLRVTRPPNRLSPSGRKERPGGRR